In Haloferax mediterranei ATCC 33500, the following proteins share a genomic window:
- a CDS encoding DUF7539 family protein yields the protein MAEFPDERQLVLRARSELDQWTKSARMEAYTELFEGDDPILSPEEVQLLDALDSEMEREGGDGVWGTDQYGIHTAGSSSSDTSLGVVCVYHPQITKDSVLRGADDLDDETEERLNAALWQYSERVATLIEEKLHEFTRQTQS from the coding sequence ATGGCCGAGTTTCCAGACGAACGACAACTCGTACTCCGGGCGCGTTCCGAGTTGGACCAGTGGACGAAAAGTGCCCGGATGGAAGCGTACACTGAACTGTTCGAAGGTGATGATCCCATCCTTTCCCCCGAAGAAGTGCAACTACTCGATGCGCTCGACTCCGAAATGGAGAGAGAGGGCGGCGATGGTGTCTGGGGAACGGATCAGTACGGCATTCACACGGCGGGGTCCTCGAGTTCGGACACCTCACTCGGCGTCGTCTGTGTGTACCACCCACAGATCACCAAAGACTCCGTCCTTCGTGGAGCAGACGACCTCGACGACGAGACCGAAGAGCGACTCAACGCAGCACTCTGGCAATACAGCGAGCGCGTCGCGACACTCATCGAAGAGAAGCTCCACGAGTTCACCCGTCAAACGCAGAGTTAG
- a CDS encoding DUF5789 family protein yields MPDDKRGQDEDEDNEQPQQPERKREEVRDRAHEDRAMSGDPGGRLGDLDDALETQNYPTTTDELVEAYGDYEIETQGGTESLEKVLAPTDNQTYDSADDVRSRLLGLIHR; encoded by the coding sequence ATGCCAGACGACAAACGAGGCCAAGACGAGGACGAAGACAACGAACAGCCGCAACAGCCAGAGCGGAAGCGAGAGGAGGTCCGTGACCGCGCCCACGAAGACAGAGCGATGAGCGGCGACCCCGGTGGGCGGCTTGGTGACCTCGATGATGCACTCGAAACCCAGAACTACCCGACCACGACCGATGAACTGGTTGAGGCCTACGGAGACTACGAGATCGAAACACAAGGCGGTACAGAATCCCTTGAAAAAGTGCTTGCCCCAACTGATAACCAAACGTACGACTCCGCCGATGATGTTCGAAGCCGGCTACTGGGACTGATACATCGATAG
- a CDS encoding winged helix-turn-helix domain-containing protein produces the protein MTEFDPAPTSDDTQHRWQTGTDTFGRVYDVVLGVTSPTAYTEIAELADCSPNAAKKHLDRLAEMGIARAERDSRPATYERNEGYLEWQDASRIATELSIEAIIDRVEALENQRTEYEAQFETTDPTAVSVFDHDDHETIHERMTAVSEWQGVIRDIRLYELARQLSQNDGHLIPA, from the coding sequence ATGACCGAGTTCGATCCGGCCCCCACGTCCGACGATACGCAGCACCGGTGGCAGACAGGGACAGACACGTTTGGTCGCGTCTACGACGTTGTCCTCGGCGTTACCTCTCCGACTGCCTACACCGAGATCGCTGAGCTTGCGGACTGCTCTCCGAATGCCGCCAAAAAGCACCTTGATCGCTTGGCAGAGATGGGCATCGCTCGAGCCGAGAGAGACAGCCGCCCGGCGACATACGAACGAAACGAGGGGTATCTCGAATGGCAGGACGCCAGTCGAATCGCAACCGAGCTCTCTATCGAGGCAATCATCGACCGCGTGGAGGCGCTTGAAAACCAGCGGACGGAATACGAAGCGCAGTTCGAGACGACTGACCCAACGGCCGTCAGCGTGTTCGACCACGACGATCACGAAACCATTCACGAGCGGATGACCGCAGTCAGCGAGTGGCAGGGCGTGATTCGGGATATCCGGCTGTACGAACTTGCTCGCCAGCTCTCCCAGAACGACGGACATCTGATTCCGGCGTAA
- a CDS encoding winged helix-turn-helix domain-containing protein, with amino-acid sequence MGDIDSSVHRIPRLNLRGNVSDAEAKLLSELSELDTPLSISQISDELDKSKSTVARHVNSLESENLVTTAKEGRTKSVTLSDSGRVFLKGRRPQVS; translated from the coding sequence GTGGGCGACATCGATAGTAGCGTCCATCGTATTCCACGTCTGAACCTTCGCGGGAACGTTTCAGACGCTGAAGCCAAATTACTCAGTGAGTTGTCGGAGTTAGACACACCTCTATCAATAAGTCAAATTTCTGATGAACTCGACAAATCAAAAAGTACAGTCGCTCGCCATGTCAATAGTCTAGAATCAGAAAATTTGGTGACAACAGCAAAAGAGGGGCGGACGAAATCGGTTACCTTGAGCGACAGCGGCCGCGTATTTTTGAAGGGAAGAAGGCCACAAGTCTCCTGA
- a CDS encoding magnesium transporter — protein sequence MQEFTIDVQQQIAASETPGADFQALPWARQRVVFFQLPESIQRDVLDDMDRQEVRRFVRRLDPDDAADAIGLLDGDTQEAVLGQLDIDRRERIEFLLKFSPDSAAGMMDLDYVTVDKDQGFEEVARLVRRHEARTGHFPTVFVTDGDEVLGELPGHTLALAGHGPTVITEYLRPTPTVRYEQPDTEVVEVFRTNPQSKIAVLDEDDSILGVIYADDLLRAIEEEAGQTLYEFTGVDEQESVLDGAIEKVRRRYKWLIINLGTAFLAAATVGLFKDTIAALTLLAIYMPVVAGMGGNAGTQSMAVTVRGIALEQISLRTGRHAIGNEVLAGGANGVITGSIVAVIATLFNQSPLLGLVIGMAMVSNLVIAGFFGALVPLILDRLGYDPATSATIFITTATDVLGFFIFLGLAQVVLL from the coding sequence ATGCAAGAATTCACGATCGATGTCCAACAGCAGATAGCCGCCTCGGAGACACCAGGTGCGGATTTCCAGGCCTTACCGTGGGCACGACAACGAGTCGTGTTCTTCCAGCTCCCAGAGTCGATCCAGCGAGACGTACTCGACGACATGGATCGCCAGGAGGTACGGCGATTCGTCCGCCGACTCGATCCCGACGATGCGGCCGACGCGATTGGATTGCTCGACGGGGACACTCAGGAGGCCGTACTCGGTCAGCTCGATATTGACCGACGAGAGCGGATCGAGTTCCTCCTGAAATTCAGTCCGGACAGCGCCGCCGGTATGATGGATCTCGACTACGTCACCGTCGACAAGGACCAGGGATTCGAAGAGGTGGCACGGCTCGTCCGACGCCACGAGGCCCGAACGGGCCACTTCCCGACCGTCTTCGTTACCGATGGCGACGAGGTGTTAGGGGAGCTACCTGGACACACTCTGGCGTTGGCCGGGCACGGACCGACGGTCATCACCGAGTACCTTCGCCCCACTCCAACCGTCCGGTACGAACAGCCCGACACGGAAGTTGTCGAAGTATTTAGAACAAACCCGCAGAGCAAGATTGCCGTTCTCGACGAAGATGACAGTATTCTCGGAGTCATCTATGCGGACGACCTCTTGCGGGCCATCGAGGAAGAGGCCGGCCAGACGCTCTATGAGTTCACTGGTGTCGACGAGCAGGAGAGCGTTCTCGATGGCGCCATCGAGAAGGTTCGCCGGCGATACAAGTGGCTCATCATCAACCTCGGAACCGCCTTTCTCGCTGCGGCGACTGTCGGGCTATTCAAGGACACGATCGCGGCGTTGACGCTGCTGGCGATCTACATGCCGGTCGTCGCCGGGATGGGTGGGAACGCCGGCACGCAGTCGATGGCTGTGACGGTCCGCGGAATCGCGCTAGAGCAGATCTCACTTCGAACAGGGAGGCACGCCATCGGCAACGAGGTGCTTGCGGGGGGTGCAAACGGCGTAATCACCGGTAGTATCGTGGCCGTCATCGCCACCCTGTTTAACCAGAGTCCCTTGTTGGGGCTGGTTATCGGCATGGCAATGGTCTCGAATCTCGTCATTGCAGGATTCTTCGGCGCGCTCGTTCCACTCATTCTGGATCGGCTCGGGTACGATCCGGCAACGTCGGCGACTATCTTCATTACGACCGCAACTGACGTCCTCGGATTCTTCATATTCCTCGGACTGGCGCAGGTCGTACTCCTCTGA
- a CDS encoding transcription initiation factor IIB gives MATRDIYTTSFDEDRPTDNTPCPECSGQVRTNSVETVCEDCGLVIDEQRIDHGPEWRTHDQDQRKRTGAPLTAARHDRGLSTEIGRRKDANGNELSGQKRQRLSRMRREQNRGRFQSKAERNLAHGLGEVRRIASALELTDSVRDQACQLFRSAQNEDLLRGRSIEAIAAASVHGACRCNGHSRLLDDVVDRARIEQSRVANAYKTLNTELGLPTQPVRPSEFIPRLASELGISDAIRRRAVVLSKHHQETAISNGCRPSGVAAACIYKAAQKHGRPLTQQRVADAAGMSAVTVRARRDELNAA, from the coding sequence ATGGCAACGAGAGACATCTACACGACGAGCTTCGACGAGGATAGACCGACCGACAACACACCGTGTCCCGAATGCAGCGGCCAAGTAAGAACGAACAGCGTTGAAACTGTCTGTGAAGACTGTGGACTCGTTATTGACGAACAACGAATCGACCACGGTCCTGAATGGAGAACTCACGATCAGGACCAGCGAAAGCGGACGGGCGCTCCACTGACTGCGGCACGTCACGACCGAGGGTTGTCGACGGAAATCGGTCGCAGGAAAGATGCGAACGGAAACGAACTCTCTGGGCAAAAGCGCCAGCGACTGTCCCGAATGCGCCGGGAACAGAATCGTGGTCGGTTCCAGTCGAAAGCCGAGCGAAACCTCGCACACGGGCTGGGCGAAGTACGAAGAATCGCCAGCGCCCTCGAGCTTACAGATTCGGTCCGTGACCAGGCGTGTCAGCTGTTCCGGAGCGCTCAGAACGAAGACCTGCTTCGAGGCCGATCAATCGAAGCGATTGCGGCAGCAAGCGTCCACGGGGCCTGTCGCTGTAACGGCCACTCGCGGTTACTCGACGACGTCGTCGACAGAGCACGCATCGAACAATCGAGAGTCGCGAATGCGTACAAGACGCTGAATACAGAACTTGGGCTCCCGACTCAGCCGGTTCGCCCGAGTGAATTCATCCCCCGTCTCGCGTCAGAACTTGGCATTTCAGACGCCATCCGGCGTCGAGCAGTGGTACTCTCGAAGCACCATCAAGAAACTGCTATTTCAAACGGGTGTCGTCCGAGTGGCGTCGCGGCGGCCTGCATATACAAAGCTGCACAGAAACACGGAAGGCCACTCACACAGCAGAGAGTTGCGGATGCTGCAGGGATGTCAGCTGTAACAGTTCGTGCCCGGAGAGACGAACTCAACGCGGCGTGA
- a CDS encoding sodium:calcium antiporter, which produces MPVSGGLLTQIAIGTVALYTLVTAASRAIGRLLALAEYYDVDEVLVGMTVLALGTSLPELSSHLVASLGILSGVLEYQVTSAVVIGGNTGSSTVQQLLLVGVLLIGYGTVHVSRRFVYESYLPMLGAIGATMLVAWDGTISRLDGVLLLGLYLIYVGAIITRRESTQSLREAPSKNPRRDTVVATGLLVLVLLSASLLLSVVEVVVDTLAIGGSMVGVVTIGVAAALPELTAVMDAIRRRSPHVALGTLVGSNIVNPLVGIGLGGALSTYSVPSSVVLWDLPFKLIAGVGLLGWALYWREGEFTRTEGGYMLGLYFAFLAGRLVLFPGQ; this is translated from the coding sequence ATGCCTGTCTCGGGCGGGTTGCTGACACAGATTGCTATCGGGACGGTCGCGTTGTACACGCTCGTGACTGCAGCGAGTCGGGCGATCGGTCGGCTGCTGGCGCTCGCCGAGTACTACGACGTCGACGAAGTTCTCGTTGGGATGACCGTCCTTGCGTTGGGTACGAGTCTCCCGGAACTCAGTTCTCACCTCGTCGCGTCACTCGGAATTCTCTCTGGTGTCCTCGAGTACCAGGTTACCTCGGCCGTCGTCATCGGCGGGAACACCGGCTCTTCGACCGTCCAGCAGCTCCTCCTCGTCGGCGTTCTTCTCATCGGGTATGGGACCGTTCACGTCTCCCGGAGGTTCGTCTACGAGAGCTATCTGCCGATGCTGGGTGCGATCGGTGCGACCATGTTGGTCGCCTGGGATGGAACGATTAGTCGACTCGACGGCGTCCTGCTACTGGGACTCTACTTGATCTACGTCGGCGCGATAATCACTCGTCGAGAGTCAACCCAATCACTCAGAGAGGCCCCGAGTAAAAACCCACGTCGAGACACTGTGGTTGCCACGGGTCTGCTCGTCCTCGTCCTGCTCTCCGCCTCGCTTCTGCTCTCGGTCGTCGAGGTAGTCGTCGATACGCTTGCCATCGGTGGCTCCATGGTCGGTGTCGTAACCATCGGCGTGGCCGCCGCATTGCCGGAGCTGACGGCCGTGATGGACGCTATCCGTCGACGGTCGCCCCACGTCGCGCTCGGGACCCTCGTCGGGAGCAACATCGTCAACCCCCTCGTCGGTATCGGTCTCGGCGGTGCTCTCTCGACCTACTCCGTCCCGTCGTCCGTCGTCCTGTGGGACCTCCCGTTCAAGTTAATCGCCGGCGTAGGGCTGCTCGGCTGGGCGTTGTACTGGCGAGAGGGGGAGTTCACACGGACAGAGGGCGGCTATATGCTGGGACTGTACTTCGCTTTCTTGGCGGGACGGCTAGTGTTGTTCCCTGGGCAGTAG
- a CDS encoding DUF7567 family protein, with protein MSLEVLDRHSEALFEFLWCPVCGQEVFTHIPFEGVFCKNCNTQVELQESRETRGYEEAVLACFDSTTTWNLHVDEKLRRDLPDGSARVKILGAPGAYEVDWWSPELGEDWEPVERGEFDDVEESDEVAHLA; from the coding sequence ATGAGTCTCGAAGTACTTGACCGACACAGTGAGGCGCTGTTCGAGTTCCTCTGGTGCCCCGTCTGCGGGCAGGAGGTCTTCACTCACATCCCCTTCGAGGGGGTGTTCTGCAAGAACTGCAACACCCAGGTCGAACTCCAGGAATCCCGAGAGACACGCGGCTACGAGGAGGCCGTGCTCGCCTGCTTCGATTCTACCACGACCTGGAACCTCCACGTCGACGAGAAACTGCGCCGCGACCTGCCTGATGGGTCGGCGCGCGTGAAGATCCTCGGCGCACCGGGCGCCTACGAGGTCGACTGGTGGAGTCCGGAGCTGGGTGAGGACTGGGAGCCTGTCGAGCGTGGGGAGTTCGACGACGTTGAGGAGTCAGACGAGGTGGCGCATCTCGCGTAG
- a CDS encoding CBS domain-containing protein — MDISEILSTKFTEFDIGTPLSKVAGAFENQELDAVVVTDGDEYRGVVSRRQLASSSNQPSAKVGSQAQHVPTVERTEDVREVARLMIGSDAKTLPVLDDDRPVGVVTADAVLEAVRPFLDAVTVEDAYSSTLVSATPETTIGKALNILRESGIAHLPVVDGDDLVGMISLYDVIEFTTRGGSKSQGGSPGSFGGRGRSGSSHGGFGSREGDSDRLLDLPVRNLMSDTVATVERSAQLDKVVKTMFEQGISSLVVTADDTGEPVGIITKTDVIEALTWERDDRNAVQVFGLDLLEGMDYDDVSALIESMTSKYGEMSVIKASIELQEHKEQSRGVPLVLARIRLVTDRGYFTADGEGYGASHALRLAANAVERQLLKGKTYGQSKKRPDSDEQEQLYGWWLGG; from the coding sequence ATGGATATCTCCGAAATCCTCTCCACGAAGTTCACCGAGTTCGATATTGGGACGCCGCTCTCGAAGGTCGCCGGCGCATTCGAGAATCAAGAACTCGATGCCGTCGTGGTGACTGACGGTGACGAGTATCGTGGTGTCGTCAGCCGCCGACAGTTGGCTTCCTCGTCCAATCAGCCCTCTGCAAAGGTCGGCTCACAGGCCCAGCACGTCCCGACTGTCGAACGCACCGAGGACGTTCGGGAGGTCGCGCGGCTCATGATTGGTAGCGACGCTAAAACGCTTCCCGTCCTCGATGACGACCGTCCCGTCGGTGTGGTGACCGCAGATGCTGTCCTTGAGGCCGTTCGGCCCTTCCTCGATGCTGTGACCGTCGAAGACGCGTATTCGTCGACGCTGGTCAGCGCGACCCCCGAGACGACAATCGGCAAAGCCCTCAACATACTTCGAGAATCCGGTATCGCCCACCTCCCCGTCGTCGATGGGGACGACCTCGTGGGGATGATAAGCCTGTACGACGTTATCGAGTTTACGACGCGAGGCGGGAGCAAGAGCCAGGGTGGTTCGCCGGGGAGTTTCGGTGGCCGCGGACGGTCTGGGAGCAGCCACGGTGGATTCGGTTCTCGCGAGGGCGACTCCGACCGCCTGCTCGATCTGCCGGTACGGAATCTGATGTCCGACACAGTCGCGACGGTCGAGCGGAGCGCCCAGCTCGACAAGGTCGTCAAAACGATGTTCGAGCAGGGGATCTCCTCGCTCGTCGTCACAGCCGACGACACCGGTGAGCCGGTCGGTATCATCACGAAGACGGACGTCATCGAGGCGCTCACCTGGGAGCGCGACGACCGGAACGCCGTGCAGGTGTTCGGGCTCGACCTGCTGGAGGGGATGGACTACGATGACGTCTCCGCGCTGATAGAGAGCATGACCTCGAAGTACGGTGAGATGAGCGTGATCAAGGCCAGTATCGAACTGCAGGAGCACAAGGAGCAATCGCGGGGCGTCCCACTCGTGCTGGCACGAATTCGGCTGGTCACCGACCGTGGCTACTTCACGGCCGATGGCGAGGGGTATGGTGCCTCCCACGCCCTCCGACTCGCCGCAAACGCGGTCGAACGCCAACTCCTCAAGGGGAAGACCTACGGCCAGTCGAAGAAGCGTCCCGACAGTGACGAGCAGGAACAACTCTACGGATGGTGGCTCGGCGGGTAA
- a CDS encoding biosurfactant protein 1, whose product MTDHYSDFEELRPLGESTHVPDDGHSGRGNTERAERKRKEGLGSYPNRTRSARSECSSCGASIPANRTKCRFCLSNHLDGTTDDSRTPDTEWTLLHIVHLLVEASTFYAAVAKGAAAARLLTKADRDPAVDDCQLIYDLDAEPAAQLVNKWPSLPEAVRVTSESGERLLTAARERTGQAESAQSRYEGAHTTFLYNEGGHDVSEESRLTGLLERAESDVWLVPAIALQRSFDDEHSESRQPDVPSKARVECRKCGRMTEHQFQEFESLPADEWSGQPMWECQVCQSPRHGPTPQ is encoded by the coding sequence ATGACGGACCACTACTCTGATTTTGAGGAACTACGACCACTTGGCGAATCGACCCACGTTCCCGACGACGGGCATTCTGGACGCGGGAACACTGAACGAGCAGAACGAAAGCGAAAGGAAGGGCTCGGATCGTATCCAAATCGAACGAGATCGGCACGGAGCGAGTGTTCCTCGTGCGGTGCGTCGATTCCTGCGAACCGTACCAAGTGTCGGTTCTGCCTCTCGAACCATCTCGATGGAACCACCGACGATAGTCGCACCCCGGATACTGAGTGGACACTTCTCCACATCGTCCATCTGCTCGTCGAGGCGTCGACGTTCTACGCCGCCGTCGCGAAGGGTGCTGCTGCGGCTAGGCTCCTCACGAAGGCTGACAGAGATCCAGCGGTCGACGACTGCCAGCTGATCTACGACCTCGATGCAGAGCCCGCCGCACAGTTGGTCAATAAGTGGCCCTCGCTCCCCGAAGCAGTTCGAGTCACCTCTGAAAGCGGCGAACGGCTACTCACAGCCGCTCGTGAGCGGACGGGACAGGCAGAGTCGGCGCAGTCGCGGTATGAAGGGGCGCACACGACGTTCCTCTACAACGAGGGAGGACACGACGTTAGTGAGGAAAGTCGGCTTACAGGCTTACTTGAGAGGGCCGAGAGCGACGTCTGGTTGGTGCCAGCGATTGCACTCCAGCGTTCCTTCGACGACGAGCACTCCGAGAGTCGTCAACCCGACGTTCCCTCGAAAGCACGCGTTGAATGTCGCAAGTGCGGGCGAATGACTGAGCATCAGTTCCAGGAGTTCGAGTCGCTCCCAGCTGACGAATGGTCTGGCCAGCCAATGTGGGAGTGCCAAGTGTGTCAGTCGCCTCGTCACGGGCCAACTCCTCAGTAG